The genomic stretch GTGCGCGCCTGGATGCGCTTGTCGCCAACCTGCACGCCCGTGGCATCCACGCCCGTCACCATGGCGCCCGTCCACACCTCCACGCCGCGCTCCTGGAGATCGCGCCGGGCCCGCTCGGAGAGTGACTCCGGGTAGGCGGTGAGCACGCGCGGCAGCCCCTCGAGGAGCAGGATGCGGGCGCGGGTGGGATCGATGCGGCGGAACTCCTTGCGCAGCGTGATGTGGGTCAGGTCCCCCAGCGCTCCGGCCAGCTCCACGCCGGTGGCGCCGCCGCCGATGATGACGAAGGTGAGCCACTCCTGCTGGCGCACCGGGTCCGACTCGCGCTCGGCGGCCTCGAAGGCCAGCAGCACGCGGCGGCGGATCTCCAGGGCGTCGTCGATCGTCTTCAGGCCGGGGGCGTGGGCCTCCCACTCCGGGTGCCCGAAGTAGGAGTGCGTGGCCCCGGTAGCGAGCACCAGCACGTCATACGGCAGCTCGCCCGCGTCGCAGACGACCACCTTGCGCGCGGTGTCGATGGAGCGCGCCTCCGCGAGGAGCACGCTGGTGTTGGGGCTGCGCAACACCCTGCGGATGGGAGCGGTGATGTCTCCGGGGCTCAGCACGGAGGTGGCCACCTGGTAGAGCAGGGGTTGGAAGAGGTGGTGGTTGTAGCGGTCCACCACCGTCACCTGGACGGGGGCACGCTTCAGGGCGCGCGCCGCCTGCAGCCCACCGAAGCCCGCCCCCACGATCACCACGCGCGGTCCCTGCTGAGTCACACGTTTCATGCGCGAAAGGTGAGGCCTTCGTCTCGGCACGAACAGTATGGGAGTGTCCCCGGGAGAACCTGTCTCCCGAGGGCCCGCCTGCATGCCCGGCCCTCGGCCTGCTCGAAGAGCCCGACCTGGAACGGGTGACAGCCGCCGCGCGGAGCTAGCGCCTGCGGCCGGTAGGAGTCGCCGTGGCGGCAGTCGTGCTCTCCACGAAGAGCAGTCGTGGAGGAACGCTCCCAGGGGAGTGTCACGAGACACGCCGCGCAGGTCGAGCGCGAAGAGGGGCAGCCCCACCGAAGCGAGCGCCGCGTCGAGCGTCCCCTGTCTCGCCGGCGGCACGGTGTGGACGATCAGCCCCTGGGACTGCTGCCCGGGCTGGGGGCTGTGCATGGCCTGGAAGGAGCCCTGGTTGAAGGCAAAGCCGAAGACGTAGAGCGAGTCCCCGAGCTCCGCGCGCAGCCGCCGGCCCAGCGGCGTGTTCGGCAGCGCGTTGGCCAGGCTCACGTGGGCATTGTGTCCCCACAGCACCATCTTCGCGCTGGGCCCCTCCTGCTCCAGCAGCCATTGCGCGTTCTCCGCCATGATGCGCTCGCGGCCGAGGAACCTCTCCCGGCGGGGCCCGCTGGCCATCTGCATGAGGTGCCCCAGCAGGAAGGCATGACGGAACCCTGCGCGAGCAGCTTCCGCCCCTCCATGTCCAGGTTGTCGGCGTGATGGTCATGGCTCAGGAGGATGGCGTCGAGCGCGCCGAGCTCGCCACTCCCGACCGGGGACTGGTACGCCTTCTCCGACGCGAACCAGGCGCGCGGCGTGTACCAGGGGCCGAAGTCATACGTCGTCCCGGCCGGATCGAACGCCGGATCCGTGAGCAGGCGTGTCCCGGCGATCTCGAGGAGAAGCGTAGCGGTGCCCAGGTAGGTGACCTTCATCCATCCATCCCGATGGGGTGTCGAGCCTCAGCGGGGGATGTTATGCCCGTCCTGGGGCGATGGCTCGACTTCGTCGGCGGGTCGAGGTGGCAGCCCCGCCGTCGGCCGCATCCGGACCCAACTGGTATGACAAGTAGACCAGTTCGGTTCTGCCGCGCCCCTCGGAGCGACCGGCCTGCCTCTGCGTCACCCTGCGTCTGCGATGCCCGGCGCTGTACACCGCGCGCCATGAGCGCCATCGCCTTCGAGGCCTCCGTTCCTCGGTTGCGATGCTTCATCGCCGTGGTGGGCGCCGGCTCGGGATGTCGGCGGCGAGCGTGTCGAAGGCGCTCACCCGGCTCGAGGAGGGCGCCGGCGTGCGGCTCCTCCACCGGTCGACCCACGCGCGCGCTCTCACCGAGGCCGGAGAGGCCCTGATCGTCTCGAAACGGACGCGTCCACGACGATGACGCGTCAAACGGGGCACTGACACGTCATCGGAGGCGCTGACACGCCGGTGGGCGGGTGAAGTCTGCTTCGTGGCAGGGGTGGAGGAGCGCGGCTCCCTCTACTGACGGTGGTGGCACCTGCCCTGCATTGCGGACGGGCGGGAGCCCTGGCCGAGCCAGGGAGACCTCTGACCCACACCGTGCCCCTGAGCGGGTACGACTTCCATGCAAAGGACCACCATGTCTGCGCCCCTCAACCTCTGTCAGAAGACCTTTCTCCTCACCTACGAGTCCAACAACCTGCGTGCCACGCAGGGCGACGAGGCCACGCTGGCCCGTACCCTGAACAGCTACCTCACGGACTTTCTGGGCTCGCCGAAGATCCAGGCCGCCATGGAGGGCAAGTGGTCGCTCGCCTGGGGCCCGGCGGTCTTCGAGCATCAACCCGGCGCCCAGAGCTACGCGGACAACGTCATGTACGTCGCGGCGAGCCCCGACAAGTCCGTCTACGTCGTCGCCATCGCGGGGACCAACATGTCCTCGGACTATGACAAGACAGAGGACCTCAGCGTCAACACCACGAAGCTCTGGATCGACGCGTTCCCGTCGCTGAAGCCCTACGGTGTGCCCTCGGGCATCAACCCCTGGCCCGCCATCTCGACGGGGACGGCGCTGGGCGTCAACGCCCTGCTGGGAATGAAGGACCCGACGACGCAGAAGAGCCTGCTGGATTTTCTGCGCTCGCTGAGCGGGACGAGCCAGAAGACGCTCATCTTCGGCGGCCACAGCCTGGGTGGCGCGCTGGCGCCGACGCTCGCCCTGGCCCTGTTCAATCCGTCGGGCGGGCCGCTCAGCAAGGGCAGCTGGGGTAACGTCTACGTGCTCCCGGTGGCCGGCCCCACTCCTGGCAACGCGGGCTTCGCCCAGTTCTTCCAGAGCGTGTTTCCGCCGGTCAGCATGAACCTGAGCGAGACCTACTATGCCTGGAACCAGAACATCTGGAACAGCATCGACGCCGTTCCGCATGCCTGGGTCGTCGAGATGCTCAAGGAGATCCCCACCCTC from Hyalangium gracile encodes the following:
- a CDS encoding FAD-dependent oxidoreductase, which codes for MQMASGPRRERFLGRERIMAENAQWLLEQEGPSAKMVLWGHNAHVSLANALPNTPLGRRLRAELGDSLYVFGFAFNQGSFQAMHSPQPGQQSQGLIVHTVPPARQGTLDAALASVGLPLFALDLRGVSRDTPLGAFLHDCSSWRARLPPRRLLPAAGASSARRLSPVPGRALRAGRGPGMQAGPRETGSPGDTPILFVPRRRPHLSRMKRVTQQGPRVVIVGAGFGGLQAARALKRAPVQVTVVDRYNHHLFQPLLYQVATSVLSPGDITAPIRRVLRSPNTSVLLAEARSIDTARKVVVCDAGELPYDVLVLATGATHSYFGHPEWEAHAPGLKTIDDALEIRRRVLLAFEAAERESDPVRQQEWLTFVIIGGGATGVELAGALGDLTHITLRKEFRRIDPTRARILLLEGLPRVLTAYPESLSERARRDLQERGVEVWTGAMVTGVDATGVQVGDKRIQARTVLWGAGVAASPLMRSLGVPLDRAGRVKVSPTLTVPGHEDIFVIGDVASLQQEGRPVPGVAPAAMQMGEHVARNIRRRLKAESLLPFRYRDRGSFAVIGRGAAVGVTFHQRLKLKGWLAYLGWAGIHVFFLIGFRNRVSVMLEWTYYFLTRRREVRLITGSLGRQLPSFGPSPTAERRPLESGGQEAPVH
- a CDS encoding LysR family transcriptional regulator, giving the protein MLHRRGGRRLGMSAASVSKALTRLEEGAGVRLLHRSTHARALTEAGEALIVSKRTRPRR
- a CDS encoding lipase family protein, whose amino-acid sequence is MSAPLNLCQKTFLLTYESNNLRATQGDEATLARTLNSYLTDFLGSPKIQAAMEGKWSLAWGPAVFEHQPGAQSYADNVMYVAASPDKSVYVVAIAGTNMSSDYDKTEDLSVNTTKLWIDAFPSLKPYGVPSGINPWPAISTGTALGVNALLGMKDPTTQKSLLDFLRSLSGTSQKTLIFGGHSLGGALAPTLALALFNPSGGPLSKGSWGNVYVLPVAGPTPGNAGFAQFFQSVFPPVSMNLSETYYAWNQNIWNSIDAVPHAWVVEMLKEIPTLYPAIWDGGQVPQQLTNQVDGAVLLSVTGGALPGAYTQLPNIEVPCFFNPFIPVHDYDSFMTQVGFQHVIAYELFFGIYTLVSESTRSAFHKTFERQLLPFQKVTARPASLAAAAG